In Oncorhynchus masou masou isolate Uvic2021 chromosome 31, UVic_Omas_1.1, whole genome shotgun sequence, the sequence CTCACATTGAAATCCTCACTGGACCAGCCTGTAGGTGATGTATCGTCCAGCAGTCTCACTGGGTCTGATTATCTTTACTACCTGTCACCGCAAAGAGACGAGAGCCAAGTAAATCACTTATTTCAGAAATGTTTTAACTACATTAGGTTGAGAAGATTAATCTTGTACCTGGCCTCTTTTCAATCCAAAGTACCGGGCTACAGGATCTCCTTGTTGGATCCTAGGCAGCTGGCTCTCCTTCAGTTTACTGAGACAAATCAAGAAATCCCAACACACAAGTTTCTCTCTATAGCTCAATCTAGTGTTAGATTAATAGATTCTCATTTGGGGTGACTATGCATGTGAATCCAGTACATAGAACGCAGGATTTATACTCTATCCAGGTACGAGTTTGAAATCCATGCTGTGAAAAAGGATACTATCGTAACAGCAATTCAGACAGTTCCTCTTTTGTCATGACTATGTGTTCAGGAACTAGCTGCAACAAAATAATTACATAATAAGATTAGTTAAGTGTGTCACATAGCAGTTCAAAAGGTCTTATGACTACAATCTTAATGATATTGCAACAACTTTCCATCTGCTTACCTCATGCTCAGTGATGTTTATTAGAAGCTCCTGCTGCAGAAACTGTTCCAGGATGTATTTGGGGGCCATATCAACTAGAGACTAAAATTTGATGTTTAGAAAAAAAAAAGACCActgaaatgaaaagctgaaaacaAACATAGTAGCTTGAAAAAGTAAGATCTCGTGTCCAACAACATCCACAAACCTTACCTGCTTAGCTGAAGGTGTCATTCCCATCTGAACTACAATGCAGGCACGTGTGATGTTTTCCTCCTGCATCCGCTGGCAGTACATCTTGATGGTCTTAATACCAACTTTAGGCTCCTCTACATGGGTGAAAATGAAGGGATTCAATATCGTCATAAGTTACAGGACTATGGCAAATGACAGGTGCTGACTTATTACTGTATCGTCAATGTGGTCACTAGGGCCACATTGGCAATAACATACcaggaaagaaaacaaacatCTGGTCTGTGGGGTCATCATTGTGTGCTACCAGGACAGTGAGATCTGTCCGTCGTGGGCGACCCTCGCTGGGTTTGTCCCCAAACTGACTTTTAAACTCATCCAAGGTCTGGTCCAACTCATCTTGGGTCACCAGGTAGCCTCTGTCATGACACAGCTGACCAACAAGGAGAGAGTTGTACAATGACGCTTTCCATGTAATGTGACAAGACAGGTCCTTCATATACTGAATCATAGCCAAATAGATGGGACTCATCTTTGGAACTCCATTTTGATGTGGCCAATGTTGTTCTTCAAGATTTGGGTCAGCCAATGAAGTTGAAAGTAtcacccagttgactacattaaaatggtggaagccctaaACGGCGCTGCCAATGTTAGCACGGCCATTAGAGGCCTCTATCATTGTTTATGCACCAAAACTATAGCTAATTGGGAGTCATTCATACTCCATCATTGAACTATAGTTAGTGAATATCAATTGCTCCACCTTTGGGTATCATATATTGACTACAGCTAccgatagttagctagctactactaAAGTTGAtacagttaacgttagctagcaaacaGCTCACCCCAGTAACCCACCTGCATGATGGTTTTCCGAATTTTCCATAGCCTATATGTTTCTTCATCGTCATCCATTGCGTTCCGATATGTTTTGATTAATTACCGGTGCAGTATACGATATATCAATACATGTAAGGTACTTATCACTAGCTAATGCTAACTCACGTTGCAGTTACACGTTATTAGGAGCGCGCGCAATGATGATGTCACCGGATATTTCCCAACAATGAATTAAATATTTTTGACTGATCTAACCAGTCATTAGAACTGCATTTGTATTTTACCCTCTTCAAATATAAATGTTATTTCTTAGCACATGTACAAAAAAACAAACGACCGTATGACTTAGCTCAGTCAGAGAAAAACATGCAAATTATCAAATACGGTGATGGCACGCCCCCTAGAGGCTCAAACACACCGTACGCAGTACGTTTCCCAACAAACCCTGCAGGCGGAGTTTATACAATTCAATGTCGTTGTGGCAAATTAAGC encodes:
- the polr2eb gene encoding DNA-directed RNA polymerases I, II, and III subunit RPABC1; translated protein: MDDDEETYRLWKIRKTIMQLCHDRGYLVTQDELDQTLDEFKSQFGDKPSEGRPRRTDLTVLVAHNDDPTDQMFVFFPEEPKVGIKTIKMYCQRMQEENITRACIVVQMGMTPSAKQSLVDMAPKYILEQFLQQELLINITEHELVPEHIVMTKEELSELLLRYKLKESQLPRIQQGDPVARYFGLKRGQVVKIIRPSETAGRYITYRLVQ